A stretch of Thermus hydrothermalis DNA encodes these proteins:
- a CDS encoding purine-nucleoside phosphorylase has protein sequence MSPIHVRGKPGDVAERVLLPGDPGRAEWIAKTFLEDPVTYNTHRGLLGYTGRYRGVPVSVQTTGMGAPSASIVAEELIQLGARVLLRVGTCGAVDGALAPGDLVIAQGAVPLDGATRQYLGGLPYAPVPDPSLFRALWAKAAERGYPHHVGLVATEDAFYATTPEAARAWSRFGVLAFEMEASALFLLGRMRGVKAGAILAVSNRIGDPELAPPEVLQEGIRRMVEVALLALLEV, from the coding sequence ATGAGTCCCATCCACGTGCGGGGCAAACCCGGGGATGTGGCGGAACGGGTGCTCCTTCCCGGGGACCCGGGCCGGGCGGAGTGGATCGCCAAGACGTTTTTGGAAGATCCGGTGACCTACAACACCCACCGGGGGCTTCTGGGCTACACCGGGCGCTACCGTGGGGTGCCCGTTTCCGTGCAGACCACGGGGATGGGGGCTCCCTCCGCCAGCATCGTGGCGGAGGAGCTCATCCAGCTTGGGGCCCGGGTCCTCCTCCGGGTGGGTACCTGCGGGGCGGTGGACGGGGCCCTGGCCCCTGGGGACCTGGTCATCGCCCAGGGGGCGGTGCCCTTGGACGGGGCCACCCGCCAGTACCTTGGGGGACTTCCCTACGCCCCCGTTCCCGACCCTTCCCTCTTCCGCGCCCTTTGGGCGAAGGCGGCGGAGCGGGGCTACCCCCACCACGTGGGCCTGGTGGCCACCGAGGACGCCTTTTACGCCACCACCCCCGAGGCGGCCCGCGCATGGAGCCGTTTTGGGGTCCTGGCCTTTGAGATGGAGGCGAGCGCCCTCTTCCTCCTGGGCCGGATGCGGGGGGTGAAGGCGGGGGCCATCCTTGCGGTTTCCAACCGGATCGGCGACCCCGAACTCGCCCCGCCCGAGGTGCTCCAG